One window of the Pedobacter ginsengisoli genome contains the following:
- a CDS encoding ATP-binding protein — protein sequence MCIFVLKMGGNMYRNEFEDLLAWKTKKNRKPMIIRGARQVGKTWLMKAFGKQEYAQTAYVNFESNKLLKGVFEEDFNINRIITALQIETGIVIQPENTLIVFDEIQEAPGALTSLKYFYENAPEYHIISAGSLLGVALNRQTSFPVGKVEFLDLYPLSYIEFLNAKGQQALLEVLKSQDWSLIKVYKNRYIDLLRQYYYVGGMPEAVLAFTQEENFREVRAIQKRILEAYEQDFSKHAPHEIVPRIRMLWNSVPSQLAKENKKFIYGLIKQGSRAKEYELAMSWLIDCRLIHKVSRSSKPAIPLKAYEDQSAFKLFLLDVGLLAAMGDIDVKTLLEGNAIFEEFKGALTEQYVLQQLKTTKEINVYYWSAENATAEIDFLVQYDHNIIPIEVKAEENLRAKSLRNYVDKYGPKLPIRTSMSDFRQETWLSNLPLYAISQLTSL from the coding sequence ATGTGTATATTTGTTTTGAAAATGGGAGGAAATATGTATCGGAATGAATTTGAAGATTTACTAGCCTGGAAGACTAAAAAGAACCGCAAACCGATGATTATCCGTGGAGCAAGGCAGGTTGGTAAAACATGGTTGATGAAGGCATTTGGTAAACAGGAATACGCACAAACTGCTTATGTTAATTTCGAAAGTAACAAACTACTTAAAGGAGTCTTTGAGGAGGATTTTAACATCAACAGAATCATCACCGCATTACAAATAGAAACCGGGATAGTGATACAGCCAGAAAACACACTGATTGTATTCGATGAAATCCAGGAGGCGCCAGGAGCGCTGACCTCACTGAAATACTTTTATGAAAATGCGCCGGAATATCACATCATTTCTGCGGGCTCATTACTCGGGGTTGCTTTGAATAGACAAACGTCCTTCCCCGTTGGAAAAGTGGAGTTTTTAGACCTTTATCCACTGAGCTATATAGAGTTCCTTAATGCCAAAGGTCAGCAAGCGCTGTTAGAAGTGTTAAAAAGTCAGGACTGGAGCCTGATTAAGGTGTATAAAAATAGATATATTGACCTGCTGAGACAGTATTATTATGTAGGTGGCATGCCCGAAGCTGTTCTTGCTTTTACACAAGAGGAAAATTTCAGAGAAGTAAGGGCAATACAAAAACGTATTTTGGAGGCTTATGAGCAGGATTTTTCCAAACACGCACCTCATGAAATTGTGCCGAGAATCAGGATGCTGTGGAATTCAGTCCCCTCTCAATTGGCAAAAGAGAACAAAAAGTTCATCTACGGATTAATCAAACAAGGCTCCCGCGCCAAAGAATATGAACTGGCTATGTCATGGTTGATTGACTGCAGGCTTATCCATAAAGTATCTCGCTCAAGCAAGCCTGCAATCCCACTGAAAGCCTATGAAGATCAGAGCGCTTTCAAATTATTTTTGCTCGATGTTGGCCTGCTTGCAGCAATGGGTGACATTGATGTAAAAACCCTACTGGAGGGGAATGCAATATTTGAAGAGTTTAAGGGGGCCTTGACAGAGCAATATGTACTCCAGCAATTGAAAACAACAAAAGAAATAAACGTTTACTATTGGTCAGCCGAAAATGCCACTGCAGAAATCGATTTTCTTGTACAATATGACCATAACATTATCCCAATAGAAGTTAAAGCCGAAGAAAATCTCAGGGCCAAAAGCTTACGGAACTACGTAGATAAGTACGGGCCAAAACTTCCCATACGAACCTCCATGTCTGATTTCAGACAGGAGACCTGGCTGAGTAATCTTCCTTTATATGCGATCAGCCAATTAACATCATTATAA
- a CDS encoding alpha/beta hydrolase: MRKILLFLFCVLLYTQGFAQATAYEIKKNISYYPASEKADAYREERCKLDVYYPKNKTNSSAIVWFHGGGLTGGDKEMPKELLEKGFIVIGVGYRLSPKVPVAAIIEDATASVAWTFNNIAKYGGNDKLIFVSGHSAGAYLGMMLTLDKKYLAKYSIDADSIAGLIPFSGQAITHFTVRQERKIRDVQPIIDEYAPLYHVRATAPPMLLLTGDREMEMLGRYEENAYLARMMKLAGNKNTVLHELQGYGHNMVYPGIPLLINEVNRLSKEIKANYKIGL, translated from the coding sequence ATGAGAAAAATACTTTTATTTCTGTTCTGTGTTTTGTTGTATACCCAGGGTTTTGCCCAGGCAACAGCTTATGAAATTAAGAAAAACATTAGCTATTACCCGGCATCGGAGAAGGCAGATGCCTATCGCGAGGAGCGATGCAAGCTTGATGTGTATTATCCCAAAAATAAAACGAATAGCTCAGCTATAGTCTGGTTTCATGGCGGCGGCCTTACCGGTGGCGACAAAGAAATGCCAAAAGAACTGCTTGAAAAAGGCTTTATTGTAATTGGAGTTGGCTATAGGTTGTCGCCAAAAGTACCTGTTGCAGCTATTATTGAGGATGCAACGGCTTCAGTAGCATGGACTTTTAATAACATTGCCAAATACGGCGGAAATGATAAGCTGATTTTTGTTTCAGGTCATTCGGCAGGGGCTTACCTGGGTATGATGCTGACCTTAGATAAAAAATACCTTGCAAAGTATAGTATTGATGCCGACTCCATTGCCGGGTTGATTCCTTTTAGCGGGCAGGCCATTACCCATTTTACAGTTAGACAAGAGCGTAAAATAAGAGATGTTCAGCCAATAATTGATGAATATGCCCCCTTGTACCATGTTCGTGCTACGGCACCGCCAATGCTATTGCTTACCGGCGACAGGGAAATGGAAATGCTGGGGCGTTATGAAGAAAATGCTTATCTGGCAAGGATGATGAAACTTGCAGGAAATAAAAATACGGTGCTGCATGAATTACAGGGTTATGGCCATAATATGGTTTATCCTGGTATTCCTTTGCTGATAAATGAGGTAAACAGGTTAAGTAAGGAGATTAAGGCAAATTATAAGATCGGCTTATAA
- a CDS encoding glycoside hydrolase family 130 protein: MKHYKLLLLLILTAGLSAKKLSAQTTAEKLPSWALGPFLRPAGVNPIISPNTSTTFLDPLSGKYVDWESNDTFNPAATVKGKEIVVLYRAEDKSGVGIGHRTSRLGYAYSTDGLTFKRKPEPVFYPGNDSQKEHENPGGCEDPRIAVTSDGTYVMFYTQWNKKVARLGVATSKDLVNWTKHGPAFAKAYNGKFYDMFTKSASIVTKLVNGKQVIAKVNGKYLMYWGEKFLNAATSDDLVNWAPTLDAEGKIKELIKPRKNYFDSDLTEAGPPALLTDKGILVLYNGKNASGDKADKNYTANTYAAGQVLFDAKNPEKVISRLDKPFFVPTESFEKSGQYPAGTVFVEGLIYHQQKWFLYYGCADSRVAVAVFDPLKK; encoded by the coding sequence ATGAAACACTACAAGCTCCTGTTACTTCTCATTCTTACTGCCGGTCTTTCCGCAAAAAAACTCAGCGCACAAACTACAGCCGAAAAATTACCCTCATGGGCATTAGGGCCTTTTTTAAGACCTGCCGGTGTAAACCCCATTATCTCACCCAATACCAGCACTACCTTTTTAGACCCGTTATCCGGTAAATATGTCGACTGGGAATCAAATGATACCTTTAATCCCGCAGCAACCGTAAAAGGGAAAGAAATTGTAGTCCTTTACAGGGCCGAAGATAAATCAGGAGTTGGAATAGGACACAGAACATCCAGACTTGGATATGCTTACAGTACCGATGGACTAACTTTTAAAAGAAAACCTGAGCCTGTGTTTTATCCGGGCAACGACAGTCAAAAAGAACATGAAAATCCGGGCGGATGCGAAGATCCCAGAATAGCTGTAACCAGCGACGGCACTTACGTTATGTTTTACACACAATGGAACAAAAAAGTAGCCCGTTTGGGGGTAGCCACATCAAAAGACCTGGTGAACTGGACTAAACACGGACCCGCATTTGCAAAGGCCTACAATGGCAAATTCTATGATATGTTTACCAAATCTGCCTCCATTGTTACCAAACTGGTAAATGGGAAACAGGTGATTGCAAAAGTGAATGGAAAATACCTGATGTACTGGGGCGAAAAGTTCCTGAACGCCGCAACCTCTGATGATCTGGTAAACTGGGCGCCAACGCTTGATGCCGAGGGAAAGATTAAAGAGCTGATTAAGCCAAGAAAGAATTACTTCGATAGTGACCTCACAGAAGCAGGCCCACCTGCACTGTTAACCGATAAAGGAATCCTGGTATTGTACAACGGAAAAAATGCTTCCGGAGACAAGGCCGATAAAAACTATACCGCCAACACCTATGCAGCCGGACAGGTACTTTTTGATGCTAAAAACCCTGAGAAAGTGATTAGCAGATTGGATAAACCATTTTTTGTCCCAACAGAATCATTTGAGAAAAGCGGACAATACCCTGCAGGAACTGTATTTGTTGAGGGGCTTATTTACCACCAGCAAAAATGGTTTTTATATTACGGTTGTGCCGACTCCAGAGTAGCGGTTGCGGTATTTGATCCTTTAAAGAAATAA
- the ltrA gene encoding group II intron reverse transcriptase/maturase, which translates to MLEEILDIRNVQSAFRQVTANKGAGGIDGMQTDELRDYLNINWQTLRSDILNGSYRPSAVRKVEIPKSGGGARMLGIPTVIDRLIQQSISQWLSPKYEGDFSFSSYGFRPKRKAHQAVLKAQEYLNAGYTWIVELDLDKFFDRVNHDKLMCLLSGKIKDKRTLKLIRLYLSSGMMENGLVSPRKEGTPQGSPLSPLLSNIVLHELDAKLEERGHKFVRYADDCSIYVHSRKSADRVMDNITSYLEGGLKLKVNREKSKVSRPSQSTLLGFSFYKTGKDWKMRIATKSVKIIKQKLLGHTKRNDPITIIERIRKLDMTIRGWVNYFSIAGAKHVMIRLDEMTRVRLRMIIWKQWKNAGCRSRNLIKLGVGKQKAFEWSNSRKSYCRLARSPILQGNLSIEYFAKLKYIGFANYYYWKTEHQTKLF; encoded by the coding sequence ATGCTTGAAGAAATATTAGACATCCGAAATGTACAAAGCGCCTTTAGGCAGGTAACCGCCAATAAGGGAGCTGGTGGTATTGATGGTATGCAGACCGATGAACTTCGGGACTACCTGAATATCAACTGGCAGACATTACGGTCTGATATTTTGAACGGCAGTTACCGCCCGAGTGCGGTAAGAAAGGTAGAGATACCCAAGTCTGGTGGGGGAGCAAGGATGCTTGGCATCCCAACGGTCATTGATCGGTTGATTCAACAGTCTATTTCCCAATGGCTGAGTCCGAAATATGAGGGCGACTTTTCTTTCAGTAGTTATGGTTTCCGTCCAAAGCGCAAGGCTCATCAGGCAGTGCTCAAGGCACAGGAATACCTTAATGCTGGTTACACATGGATTGTGGAGCTTGATCTGGACAAATTCTTTGATCGGGTAAACCATGACAAACTCATGTGCCTGCTATCAGGAAAGATAAAAGATAAGCGTACATTAAAGCTTATCCGTTTATATCTGAGCAGTGGTATGATGGAGAACGGGCTTGTTTCCCCAAGAAAAGAGGGCACACCACAGGGCAGTCCACTTAGTCCGCTTTTATCCAATATTGTTCTTCATGAACTGGATGCTAAGCTCGAAGAGCGGGGTCACAAGTTCGTACGATACGCTGATGATTGCAGTATATATGTTCACAGCAGAAAATCGGCAGATAGGGTGATGGATAACATTACCAGCTATCTGGAAGGAGGTCTAAAGCTGAAAGTGAACCGTGAAAAGAGTAAGGTGAGCAGACCATCACAGAGTACCCTGCTGGGCTTCTCGTTCTACAAGACGGGCAAAGATTGGAAAATGAGGATTGCAACCAAGTCTGTTAAGATTATAAAACAGAAACTCCTTGGACATACTAAACGCAATGATCCAATTACTATCATCGAACGGATCAGAAAGCTTGATATGACCATTAGGGGTTGGGTCAACTATTTTTCCATTGCAGGGGCTAAGCATGTGATGATAAGGCTGGATGAAATGACACGGGTCAGACTGCGGATGATCATCTGGAAACAGTGGAAGAATGCAGGATGCCGAAGCCGAAACCTGATCAAACTGGGGGTTGGAAAGCAGAAGGCATTCGAATGGTCTAATAGTAGGAAGTCCTATTGTCGACTGGCACGTAGTCCAATCCTTCAGGGTAATCTGAGTATTGAGTATTTCGCAAAGCTGAAGTACATTGGATTTGCCAACTACTACTATTGGAAAACTGAACACCAAACGAAGTTATTCTAA
- the glmS gene encoding glutamine--fructose-6-phosphate transaminase (isomerizing) — translation MCGIVGYIGHREAWPLVIKGLKRLEYRGYDSAGIALINDDGLNIYKKAGKVQDLENFAEGKNLSGTIGIGHTRWATHGAPSDRNSHPHTSHSGDLTIIHNGIIENYATLKEVLISKGHEFNSDTDTEVLIHLIEEIYKQESVDLVEAVRLALHEVNGAYAIVVMDEAQPDQLIAARKGSPMVIGVGQGEYFIASDATPIVEYTKNVIYLNDNEIAFLKRDELVIKRLDNVVQTPFIQELNLKLEMLEKGGYDHFMLKEIYEQPRSVRDCLRGRIYPNEGRVQLGGISEFAHKLKNVDRIIIVACGTSWHAGLVGEYLIEEYSRIPVEVEYASEFRYRNPIITEKDVVIAISQSGETADTMAAIEMAKEKGATIFGVCNVVGASIPRLTHAGAYTHAGPEIGVASTKAFTAQVTVLTLIAFHLAQQKGTLTSSKLAELLTELDNIPQKIEKALESESLIKEISAKFKDSRNCLFLGRGSGFPVALEGALKLKEISYIHAEGYPAAEMKHGPIALIDEEMPVVVIATKNSSYEKVISNIQEVKARKGIVLAIVTEGDTEVRKMADYCIEIPDASEAFLPLLATIPLQLLSYHIAVMRGCNVDQPRNLAKSVTVE, via the coding sequence ATGTGTGGAATAGTTGGTTACATAGGCCATAGAGAAGCTTGGCCTTTAGTTATTAAAGGATTAAAACGGTTAGAATACCGTGGATATGACAGTGCCGGAATAGCGCTGATCAATGATGACGGTTTGAACATATACAAGAAAGCCGGAAAAGTTCAGGATCTTGAAAATTTTGCTGAAGGCAAAAACTTATCCGGTACCATTGGTATCGGACATACCAGATGGGCAACTCATGGTGCACCATCCGACAGGAACTCACACCCTCATACTTCGCACAGTGGTGATTTAACCATCATACACAACGGAATTATTGAAAATTATGCTACCCTTAAAGAAGTGCTGATCAGCAAAGGGCATGAATTTAACAGTGATACCGATACTGAAGTGCTGATTCACCTGATTGAAGAAATTTATAAACAGGAAAGTGTTGATCTTGTTGAGGCGGTAAGGCTTGCGCTTCATGAAGTGAACGGTGCTTATGCCATTGTAGTGATGGACGAAGCTCAGCCTGATCAGCTTATTGCTGCCAGAAAAGGTAGCCCTATGGTAATAGGTGTAGGCCAGGGCGAATATTTTATCGCTTCGGATGCTACGCCAATTGTAGAGTATACTAAAAATGTAATTTACCTGAACGATAATGAAATCGCATTTTTAAAACGCGATGAGTTAGTGATTAAAAGGTTGGATAACGTGGTTCAGACACCATTTATTCAGGAGCTGAACCTGAAACTTGAAATGCTGGAAAAAGGTGGTTATGACCACTTTATGCTTAAAGAGATTTATGAGCAGCCACGTTCTGTAAGGGATTGCTTAAGAGGCCGTATTTATCCTAACGAAGGTAGGGTACAGCTTGGAGGAATAAGTGAATTTGCCCATAAACTGAAAAATGTTGACCGCATTATCATTGTTGCCTGTGGTACTTCGTGGCATGCCGGGCTGGTTGGCGAGTATTTAATTGAAGAATATTCGAGAATTCCGGTTGAGGTAGAATATGCTTCGGAATTCAGATACAGAAACCCGATTATTACTGAAAAAGATGTGGTAATTGCCATTTCTCAATCGGGAGAAACCGCTGATACCATGGCTGCTATTGAAATGGCCAAAGAAAAAGGTGCAACTATTTTTGGTGTTTGTAATGTGGTTGGTGCTTCAATTCCGCGCCTTACCCATGCAGGAGCTTATACCCATGCCGGTCCTGAAATTGGTGTGGCTTCAACAAAAGCCTTTACTGCTCAGGTTACAGTATTAACTTTAATTGCTTTCCACCTTGCACAGCAAAAAGGAACCTTAACAAGTTCGAAACTTGCTGAGCTGCTTACAGAGCTGGATAACATCCCTCAAAAAATTGAAAAGGCGCTGGAATCAGAAAGTCTGATCAAGGAAATTTCTGCTAAATTTAAAGATTCAAGAAACTGCTTGTTCCTGGGCAGGGGAAGTGGTTTCCCTGTAGCGCTTGAAGGTGCATTGAAGCTTAAGGAGATCTCTTACATCCATGCTGAAGGTTATCCGGCGGCAGAAATGAAACACGGTCCTATTGCCTTAATTGACGAGGAAATGCCGGTTGTGGTTATTGCTACCAAAAACTCATCTTACGAAAAAGTAATCAGCAACATTCAGGAAGTTAAAGCCAGAAAAGGAATTGTTTTGGCGATAGTAACCGAAGGTGATACTGAAGTGAGAAAAATGGCTGATTACTGCATCGAGATTCCTGATGCAAGTGAAGCATTCCTGCCACTATTGGCTACAATACCATTGCAGTTATTATCATACCACATTGCGGTAATGAGAGGTTGTAACGTAGATCAGCCAAGAAATTTGGCCAAATCAGTTACCGTAGAATAA
- a CDS encoding GntR family transcriptional regulator has protein sequence MNKTPFNWIIPKLDKRQPRLQAENFIVTHIKCRNLIPGNVLLPYRQFAAINGLSVGTIKRAYSNLIVQGWLSTKPGGGTFVAQRIPGEEVPYRPSGFPDRFPAGLEIRKKHSQPPPHYIPQPFVAIGTYAPLQMLFPQDSFNKYCAIHQIRNANLSQAKMLTSYKGERFKHAVLTELNQKRGFGIKAEMLEIIIHRKPCLERVFKILLHQPNEVVINTSIFDLMLTNVLRECGAIVHTLSTEDQHFLKKIEQLLKQTKVRAIYVRPQSSFPERCTLTEAQCIQLIDLAKKYNTCILEEDEDHEFYYGSSSYKPLACYDHDGHVIYLGRLSMATPYTHSVRIIAASLQFITALRTLPAQSIEQREVITENALADMMMNGELAAYQKTLRLNAKKNRDNLQWVLSNYLSDHISFEMPEHGLMFWLKFRDEVALNTLLLQLGNMGIEVPFHPNNQKTDSKVNYMLLGFGHYQVEEAEGAAKLLKQIIDQLIDRQKN, from the coding sequence ATGAATAAGACCCCATTTAATTGGATTATTCCTAAGCTGGATAAGCGGCAGCCGCGTTTACAAGCTGAAAATTTTATTGTAACACACATAAAATGCAGGAACCTTATACCCGGCAATGTACTGCTCCCCTACAGGCAATTTGCAGCAATCAACGGGTTAAGTGTGGGCACCATTAAAAGGGCCTACTCTAACCTTATTGTTCAAGGCTGGCTTTCAACAAAACCTGGTGGAGGCACTTTTGTAGCCCAAAGAATTCCCGGCGAGGAGGTTCCGTACCGCCCCTCGGGCTTCCCCGACAGGTTTCCGGCAGGCCTGGAAATACGTAAAAAACATTCTCAGCCACCACCCCACTATATACCGCAGCCTTTTGTGGCAATTGGAACTTACGCTCCGCTACAAATGTTGTTTCCACAGGATAGCTTTAATAAATACTGTGCAATCCATCAGATCAGAAATGCGAATTTAAGTCAGGCCAAAATGCTTACCTCTTACAAAGGCGAGCGTTTTAAGCATGCAGTGCTTACAGAGCTAAACCAAAAGCGCGGTTTTGGCATAAAAGCAGAAATGCTTGAAATTATAATACACAGAAAACCTTGCCTGGAAAGGGTCTTTAAAATCTTATTACATCAGCCCAATGAGGTGGTTATCAATACCAGCATATTCGATTTAATGTTAACCAATGTGCTAAGAGAATGTGGTGCCATTGTGCATACCTTAAGCACTGAGGACCAGCATTTTTTAAAGAAAATAGAACAGCTGCTTAAGCAAACAAAAGTCCGGGCCATCTATGTAAGGCCTCAAAGCAGCTTCCCTGAGCGTTGTACACTAACAGAAGCCCAGTGCATACAGCTTATTGACCTGGCAAAGAAATATAACACCTGCATTCTGGAAGAAGACGAAGATCATGAATTCTATTACGGTTCATCATCCTACAAGCCTTTGGCGTGTTATGACCATGATGGGCACGTGATCTATCTCGGCAGGCTAAGTATGGCCACTCCTTATACCCATTCCGTGCGCATTATTGCAGCTTCCCTCCAATTCATAACTGCACTAAGGACCTTACCTGCGCAATCTATTGAGCAGCGCGAGGTAATTACAGAAAATGCACTTGCCGATATGATGATGAACGGGGAGCTGGCTGCTTACCAGAAAACCCTCAGGCTAAATGCAAAAAAGAATCGTGATAATTTGCAATGGGTTTTAAGCAATTACCTTAGCGATCATATTAGTTTTGAAATGCCTGAACACGGACTGATGTTCTGGTTAAAGTTTCGAGACGAGGTTGCATTAAATACTTTGCTCCTTCAGCTGGGAAATATGGGAATTGAGGTTCCTTTTCACCCGAACAATCAAAAAACGGACAGTAAGGTTAATTATATGCTGTTAGGTTTTGGTCATTACCAGGTTGAAGAAGCTGAAGGAGCAGCAAAATTGCTGAAACAAATAATTGATCAATTAATTGATAGACAAAAAAATTAA
- a CDS encoding polysaccharide biosynthesis protein: protein MFAKVEIVPRWIIFAIDICLSVFALILAKVLKNNFIIENINSLALYKSILLVVVVNTFVFFNIKTFAGIVRYTSAQDSFRILFAVVLSSLTIFFSNAIIIVLNGDRIISNVTIITYSLFSFLFLITYRVIVKYFFMYIKNAKLDKIRIIIYGAGEAGVATKRTFDHDAKVNKTIIAYVDDDLRKVGKTIDGVKILDAATLETLIIKHEVDEVIFASYTIPADRKEQIVDVCLENDVKVLNIPPPDVWSRGDRSTAQIQNLNIEDLLNRKPIHIDTEAIQNQLKGKRILITGAAGSIGSEIVRQVLKFGSGLIILCDHSETALHHLHLELEETHKDINFHAFIGDVKDEKRMNFLFDTFKPHYVYHAAAYKHVPMMEDNPAEAIKTNVLGTKTIADLSVKHGVQKFVMISTDKAVNPTNIMGASKRIAEIYVQSLNNSLSTEDFIFSNGLGYINDLNVKPITRFITTRFGNVLGSNGSVIPRFKQQIEKGGPVTVTHPEITRYFMTIPEACRLVLEAGCMGKGGEIYVFDMGKSVKIVELAKKMIRLAGLVPNEDIKITYSGLRPGEKLYEELLNDNENTMPTHHEKIMIGKVREYVFNEVEAQIYKLVDHAVINDNRKVVIQMKTIVPEFKSKNSKFEEFDVASN from the coding sequence ATGTTCGCTAAAGTAGAAATTGTACCGCGCTGGATTATATTTGCAATAGATATTTGTTTGAGTGTTTTTGCACTGATTTTAGCAAAAGTTCTCAAGAATAACTTCATTATTGAGAATATTAATTCACTTGCATTATATAAATCTATATTGCTCGTAGTAGTCGTAAATACTTTTGTTTTTTTTAATATTAAAACTTTCGCCGGTATTGTTCGCTATACCAGCGCTCAGGATTCATTCAGAATCTTATTTGCTGTTGTGCTAAGCTCATTAACCATTTTCTTTTCAAACGCAATTATTATTGTATTAAATGGAGACCGAATAATCAGCAATGTTACTATTATTACCTATTCCCTGTTCAGCTTTCTGTTCTTAATAACCTACAGAGTTATTGTGAAGTACTTTTTTATGTACATTAAAAATGCTAAACTGGACAAAATCAGAATAATTATTTACGGAGCAGGAGAAGCTGGTGTTGCCACCAAAAGAACCTTTGACCATGATGCCAAAGTAAATAAAACTATTATAGCGTATGTTGATGATGACCTGCGCAAAGTTGGGAAAACCATTGATGGGGTAAAAATTCTGGATGCTGCAACACTGGAAACATTAATCATCAAACACGAAGTGGATGAAGTGATCTTTGCATCTTATACAATTCCAGCCGACAGAAAGGAACAAATAGTTGATGTTTGCTTGGAGAATGATGTTAAGGTGTTAAATATTCCCCCACCAGATGTATGGTCGAGAGGAGATAGAAGCACAGCCCAAATTCAAAATCTTAATATTGAAGATTTATTAAATAGAAAACCAATCCATATTGATACTGAAGCCATACAAAACCAGTTAAAGGGCAAACGCATCCTTATTACAGGAGCTGCGGGATCTATTGGGAGTGAAATAGTAAGGCAGGTATTGAAATTTGGATCAGGCCTGATCATTTTATGTGATCATAGTGAAACTGCCTTGCACCATTTGCACCTGGAACTGGAAGAAACCCACAAAGACATTAATTTCCACGCCTTTATTGGGGATGTAAAAGATGAAAAACGAATGAACTTCCTGTTCGACACTTTTAAGCCTCACTACGTGTATCATGCCGCGGCATACAAACATGTGCCTATGATGGAAGATAATCCGGCAGAGGCCATTAAAACCAATGTACTGGGCACAAAAACAATTGCTGACCTGTCGGTGAAACATGGTGTACAAAAATTTGTAATGATCTCTACAGATAAAGCGGTTAACCCAACTAACATTATGGGGGCTTCTAAACGTATTGCGGAGATCTACGTACAGTCGCTAAACAACTCGCTGTCGACGGAGGATTTTATATTCTCTAATGGCCTGGGATATATCAATGATTTAAATGTTAAACCAATTACCAGATTCATTACTACACGTTTCGGTAATGTATTGGGTTCTAATGGTTCAGTAATACCAAGGTTTAAGCAGCAGATAGAAAAAGGTGGGCCTGTTACAGTTACCCATCCGGAAATTACCCGCTACTTTATGACCATCCCTGAGGCATGCCGATTGGTACTTGAAGCAGGCTGCATGGGTAAAGGTGGTGAAATCTATGTTTTTGATATGGGCAAGTCTGTGAAGATTGTAGAATTGGCCAAGAAAATGATTCGTCTTGCCGGTTTGGTGCCTAATGAAGATATTAAAATTACTTACTCTGGCTTAAGACCAGGTGAAAAGTTATACGAAGAGCTGTTGAATGATAACGAAAATACCATGCCAACCCACCATGAGAAAATCATGATTGGTAAAGTGCGCGAGTATGTTTTCAATGAAGTAGAAGCTCAGATCTATAAATTGGTAGATCATGCTGTGATTAACGACAATAGAAAAGTGGTGATCCAGATGAAAACAATTGTTCCTGAATTTAAAAGCAAAAACTCGAAATTCGAGGAGTTTGATGTGGCATCAAATTAA
- a CDS encoding transferase: MEKSYVIYGAGGHAKVIVDLILEHNGTVECVFDDNVEENATFMSIPVLKYDPELYKHSKMIIAIGDNNVRRLLAHKLKHNFATIIHPKASVSEFALIGRGTVVLANAVVQAEVSIGDHSIVNIGACVDHEVSISDFVHIGPLAYIGGAALIKNGVKIDPGVIVLRNTEIAENSHITPLSLVKE; this comes from the coding sequence ATGGAAAAATCTTATGTAATATATGGAGCGGGTGGACATGCTAAGGTTATTGTTGATTTAATACTAGAGCATAATGGTACGGTTGAATGTGTTTTTGATGATAATGTAGAAGAGAATGCAACGTTCATGAGTATCCCGGTTTTAAAATATGACCCTGAATTATATAAGCATTCAAAAATGATTATTGCTATTGGAGATAATAACGTTCGCAGATTGCTAGCTCATAAATTGAAACACAATTTTGCAACCATAATTCATCCTAAGGCATCAGTCTCAGAGTTTGCTTTAATCGGCAGAGGAACCGTTGTTCTTGCTAATGCCGTAGTGCAAGCAGAAGTAAGTATTGGGGATCATAGTATCGTAAATATAGGTGCATGTGTAGATCATGAAGTTAGTATTTCAGATTTTGTACATATTGGTCCTCTGGCTTATATTGGAGGAGCTGCTTTGATAAAAAATGGAGTAAAAATTGATCCGGGTGTAATTGTATTGAGGAACACAGAAATTGCGGAAAACAGCCACATAACGCCTCTTTCGTTAGTGAAAGAATAA